A stretch of Acropora muricata isolate sample 2 chromosome 7, ASM3666990v1, whole genome shotgun sequence DNA encodes these proteins:
- the LOC136922438 gene encoding tetratricopeptide repeat protein 38-like isoform X2, translated as MSYLHTHWRDLDAWKGEGLPLTTTSNEAAKMYDATVTQHTGWYDEPSVGGIEGSLSKMITADPDFVMGHVLSCGLDLISSGVGIHVDHALKQRMETLESLANKSNISYREKLHAKAVKQWAEGSTAAACLTWEDILIEHPTDMFAVKMAHDSYFYLGYQAQMRDSIARVLPHWNEKKPLYSYLQGMYAFGLVETGFYSEAEKHALKMGAMLACHNYWHWAVYHIEKGEHQAALDIFDEEVGKRCHSGAMLDLVDASSLLYRLQMEGVDVTSRWKELFHLWESHADDHILVFNDVHMLMCTLGAKNEDATLKLLGSLRDFIRDGSGTNWEISKAVGLAICEAFEQADKGKFDNAVEILKPARYKVVTIGGSNAQRDVFNLFLIHAALNSPKKQHHQLARSLLTERKAKKNNAPMTDRLMAQALALHAE; from the exons ATGTCATATTTACACACTCATTGGAGAGATCTTGAC GCCTGGAAAGGGGAAGGACTGCCTCTTACAACAACCAGTAATGAGGCAGCAAAAATGTACGATGCTACAGTAACTCAG CACACAGGGTGGTATGATGAGCCCAGTGTTGGTGGCATTGAAGGTTCTTTGTCTAAGATGATCACAGCAGACCCTGATTTTG TTATGGGTCATGTGCTGTCTTGTGGTCTGGACCTGATATCATCTGGTGTAGGTATTCATGTGGATCATGCGCTGAAACAACGAATGGAGACCCTTGAGTCATTAGCTAACAAGAGTAACATCAGTTATCGAGAGAAGCTGCATGCAAAGGCTGTGAAACAGTGGGCGGAGGG AAGCACTGCTGCAGCCTGTCTTACATGGGAGGATATACTAATAGAACACCCAACTGACATGTTTGCTGTGAAAATGGCTCACGACTCGTACTTCTACTTGGGTTACCAAGCTCAGATGAGAGATTCTATCGCGCGAGTGCTTCCTCATTGGAACGAAAAAAAGCCTCTGTATAG TTATCTTCAAGGAATGTACGCCTTTGGTTTAGTAGAAACAGGATTCTACAGCGAGGCGGAGAAACATGCATTAAAG ATGGGCGCCATGTTGGCTTGTCATAATTATTGGCACTGGGCTGTTTACCATATTGAGAAG GGGGAACATCAGGCGGCATTGGATATTTTTGATGAAGAG GTCGGAAAGCGATGCCATTCGGGTGCTATGCTGGATTTAGTGGATGCCTCTTCGCTACTTTACAGACTTCAAATGGAAG gtGTGGATGTAACCAGCCGCTGGAAGGAGCTTTTTCACCTCTGGGAGTCACACGCCGATGATCACATTTTA GTTTTCAATGATGTCCATATGCTAATGTGTACACTGGGCGCCAAGAACGAAGATGCCACGCTGAAACTTTTAGGATCCCTAAGAGACTTTATCAG GGATGGTTCGGGCACAAACTGGGAAATTTCCAAAGCTGTTGGACTTGCCATTTGTGAAGCATTCGAACAGGCCGATAAG gGAAAGTTCGATAACGCTGTTGAAATTCTAAAACCTGCTCGCTACAAAGTGGTAACCATAGGCGGAAGTAACGCACAG CGTGATGTCTTCAACTTGTTTCTTATTCATGCCGCGCTGAATTCACCCAAGAAACAGCATCATCAATTAGCAAG GAGTTTATTGACAGAgagaaaagcaaagaagaacAATGCGCCGATGACGGACAGATTAATGGCCCAAGCTTTAGCATTGCATGCCGAGTAG
- the LOC136922438 gene encoding tetratricopeptide repeat protein 38-like isoform X1, giving the protein MSYLHTHWRDLDAWKGEGLPLTTTSNEAAKMYDATVTQHTGWYDEPSVGGIEGSLSKMITADPDFVMGHVLSCGLDLISSGVGIHVDHALKQRMETLESLANKSNISYREKLHAKAVKQWAEGSTAAACLTWEDILIEHPTDMFAVKMAHDSYFYLGYQAQMRDSIARVLPHWNEKKPLYSYLQGMYAFGLVETGFYSEAEKHALKALQLNPIDCWSTHAEAHVLEMQGRQDDGISFLSKTIDNWTMGAMLACHNYWHWAVYHIEKGEHQAALDIFDEEVGKRCHSGAMLDLVDASSLLYRLQMEGVDVTSRWKELFHLWESHADDHILVFNDVHMLMCTLGAKNEDATLKLLGSLRDFIRDGSGTNWEISKAVGLAICEAFEQADKGKFDNAVEILKPARYKVVTIGGSNAQRDVFNLFLIHAALNSPKKQHHQLARSLLTERKAKKNNAPMTDRLMAQALALHAE; this is encoded by the exons ATGTCATATTTACACACTCATTGGAGAGATCTTGAC GCCTGGAAAGGGGAAGGACTGCCTCTTACAACAACCAGTAATGAGGCAGCAAAAATGTACGATGCTACAGTAACTCAG CACACAGGGTGGTATGATGAGCCCAGTGTTGGTGGCATTGAAGGTTCTTTGTCTAAGATGATCACAGCAGACCCTGATTTTG TTATGGGTCATGTGCTGTCTTGTGGTCTGGACCTGATATCATCTGGTGTAGGTATTCATGTGGATCATGCGCTGAAACAACGAATGGAGACCCTTGAGTCATTAGCTAACAAGAGTAACATCAGTTATCGAGAGAAGCTGCATGCAAAGGCTGTGAAACAGTGGGCGGAGGG AAGCACTGCTGCAGCCTGTCTTACATGGGAGGATATACTAATAGAACACCCAACTGACATGTTTGCTGTGAAAATGGCTCACGACTCGTACTTCTACTTGGGTTACCAAGCTCAGATGAGAGATTCTATCGCGCGAGTGCTTCCTCATTGGAACGAAAAAAAGCCTCTGTATAG TTATCTTCAAGGAATGTACGCCTTTGGTTTAGTAGAAACAGGATTCTACAGCGAGGCGGAGAAACATGCATTAAAG GCTTTGCAATTGAATccaattgactgctggagcacACATGCCGAAGCGCACGTGTTAGAGATGCAAGGACGTCAAGACGATGGCATTTCATTCTTGAGCAAAACGATCGACAACTGGACG ATGGGCGCCATGTTGGCTTGTCATAATTATTGGCACTGGGCTGTTTACCATATTGAGAAG GGGGAACATCAGGCGGCATTGGATATTTTTGATGAAGAG GTCGGAAAGCGATGCCATTCGGGTGCTATGCTGGATTTAGTGGATGCCTCTTCGCTACTTTACAGACTTCAAATGGAAG gtGTGGATGTAACCAGCCGCTGGAAGGAGCTTTTTCACCTCTGGGAGTCACACGCCGATGATCACATTTTA GTTTTCAATGATGTCCATATGCTAATGTGTACACTGGGCGCCAAGAACGAAGATGCCACGCTGAAACTTTTAGGATCCCTAAGAGACTTTATCAG GGATGGTTCGGGCACAAACTGGGAAATTTCCAAAGCTGTTGGACTTGCCATTTGTGAAGCATTCGAACAGGCCGATAAG gGAAAGTTCGATAACGCTGTTGAAATTCTAAAACCTGCTCGCTACAAAGTGGTAACCATAGGCGGAAGTAACGCACAG CGTGATGTCTTCAACTTGTTTCTTATTCATGCCGCGCTGAATTCACCCAAGAAACAGCATCATCAATTAGCAAG GAGTTTATTGACAGAgagaaaagcaaagaagaacAATGCGCCGATGACGGACAGATTAATGGCCCAAGCTTTAGCATTGCATGCCGAGTAG
- the LOC136922514 gene encoding uncharacterized protein has translation MAQVDEDIVHVELERNSPIKTQEGMTLVSLDNDNNKFDARQRENGKSTQKNYRPQISRQEKKDLHTKLDDILLGGLNGDFEFCPGHAVDRLEMVQFLTSVVHRHLQDFPELQQILDLRDTVLTSRVKRAFPGVEYKRKQVKEDNGKKVWLYVNIRRKSRKPMERSSGSKSTDIYPSSPAVSMTTASTPRPLHVQGDPPSIADSSPCSPSSFAVDGLAGIWRQWDPLPSDASFDVSFSREDRVEDEFDTALDGEILPKCRLIPRKSLWAKSVGHQNPFRGITPLTRFAWFSKEPQNTDETELARPTDQSENVEEEMQRALEWKIWTVTEERDQALQERNQALAAFMEMEKKHSEAIRTIEMLRLNNLRMRSAENASRKSKNESRSDDFNASSSGVDDFLCNCRDTRGNRVRDVERDESVCSHERCDFSSLQGIAREECDFLLKRLEIVKGERNSYLNRLHALEKDNQRLRDSVCGRHSGLSNNGFLDISLRLQTTSQDESSSKEALKSVLSHLRSKRKQVTPSRLNKFPKCDHSNLKEGNTFEDRGPRFEECLSPSPSSSVASRFSSPWKPRLSSVSLENGIEKIDDGKLKDVTKGNLGSEEYQSTEESFALPSSSDEI, from the exons ATGGCTCAAGTTGATGAAGACATAGTTCATGTGGAACTTGAAAGGAATTCTCCAATAAAAACACAGGAGG GCATGACATTGGTTTCTCttgacaatgataataataaatttgatGCAAGGCAGAGGGAAAATGGAAAATCGACGCAAAAGA ATTATAGACCTCAAATATCACGTCAGGAAAAGAAAGACTTACACACTAAGCTTGATGACATCTTGCTGGGAGGTTTAAACGGAGATTTTGAATTTTGTCCAGGACATGCTGTCGACCGCCTGGAAATGGTGCAATTCCTGACCAGTGTGGTTCATAGACATTTGCAAGACTTTCCTGAGCTTCAACAGATTTTGGATCTCCGAGACACAGTCCTCACCAGCCGTGTAAAGCGAGCTTTTCCAGGGGTTGAGTATAAACGGAAGCAAGTTAAGGAAGATAACGGCAAGAAAGT CTGGTTATACGTTAATATCAGAAGAAAATCTCGTAAACCCATGGAGCGCAGTTCAG GATCAAAATCGACTGATATTTATCCGTCAAGTCCAGCTGTATCCATGACTACGGCCTCGACTCCACGCCCCTTACACGTGCAAGGCGATCCACCATCTATTGCAGACTCCAGTCCATGCTCCCCAAGTTCTTTTGCTGTAGATGGCTTGGCGGGGATCTGGCGTCAATGGGATCCGCTGCCTTCCGATGCTAGTTTCGATGTGTCATTTAGCAGAGAAGATCGGGTGGAGGACGAATTCGACACTGCATTAGATGGCGAAATTTTGCCGAAGTG CCGCTTGATTCCGAGGAAAAGTCTATGGGCGAAATCCGTTGGACACCAGAATCCATTCAGAGGAATTACACCACTGACCAGGTTTGCTTGGTTTTCGAAAGAACCACAG AACACTGACGAAACCGAGCTAGCGCGACCTACCGATCAATCAGAGAACGTTGAAGAAGAAATGCAGAGGGCCTTGGAATGGAAAATCTGGACTGTCACGGAAGAACGTGACCAGGCTCTGCAGGAAAGAAACCAGGCCCTCGCGGCATTTATGGAGATGGAGAAAAAACACTCGGAAGCTATCAGGACTATAGAGATGTTAAGATTGAATAATTTGCGGATGAGATCTGCGGAAAACGCCTCGAGAAAATCGAAAAATGAATCCAGAAGTGACGATTTCAATGCATCTAGCTCCGGTGTCGATGATTTCCTATGTAACTGTAGGGATACAAGGGGCAATAGAGTGCGTGACGTGGAACGTGACGAGAGCGTTTGCAGTCATGAGCGATGTGATTTCTCTTCGCTTCAAGGAATAGCCAGAGAAGAGTGTGACTTTTTGTTGAAGAGGTTGGAAATTGTTAAAGGCGAGCGAAACTCTTATCTCAACCGCTTACACGCTTTGGAAAAAGACAATCAGCGATTGCGAGATTCCGTTTGTGGTAGACATTCAGGTCTCTCGAACAACGGTTTTCTGGACATTTCACTGCGTTTGCAGACAACCAGTCAGGACGAGAGCAGTTCTAAGGAGGCTTTAAAATCGGTGCTTTCTCATTTGAGGTCCAAACG GAAACAAGTAACTCCCTCAAGACTGAACAAGTTTCCAAAGTGCGACCACAGCAACTTAAAGGAAGGAAACACTTTTGAAGACAGAGGACCTCGTTTTGAGGAATGCCTGTCACCTTCACCTTCAAGTTCAGTGGCTAGCAGATTTTCGTCTCCATGGAAACCGCGTCTTTCGAgcgtttcacttgaaaatgggATAGAAAAAATCGATGATGGCAAGTTAAAGGATGTTACAAAGGGGAATTTAGGAAGCGAAGAGTATCAAAGCACAGAGGAATCATTCGCGTTGCCATCGAGTAGTGATGAAATTTGA